In the Dehalogenimonas sp. THU2 genome, GAGCGGCATCGATGTGTCAAACGGCATTGACGACCACCTCCCTGTTGTTCAGCTTACGATGGCCATTTCCTGACGGACGAGCGGCATCGCCCCGGAGCACTTTGTCCATGTATCTGGCAGGTGACCGCGCACTGGCGATGGCGGCAGCACGAGCGGCATCGCGCACCTTTTCCTCGCCATGTTCGTCAACCATCGTTTTCAGAGTCTCGGCGATAGCTGGAGTAACGGCATACCCAGTATTGGACTCAAAAAACTTAACAACATCATCATCATCCCCTTGGGGGGTTAGGGGGGTAGATGTTTTATTTAGTTTAGTTTTATTTAATTGTTGAACACTCGTTGAACGGTCGTTGAACGGTCGTTGAACGGTCGTTGACTTTTTACGTTTAGAAGCTGATATTTTTCCGGCCTGTCGGCGCTGTTCAATGGAGTCTTGATACTCTCCCATATTGCGATTTAACCGGGGTGAAAAAAACTTTTCTGCATCCATTTTTAACAGACCGAAACTGACACAATGGTCGATGAATTTTTTGGCGTCGGCGGGTTCGCATTTCATTTCCTCGCTTAAGGACTCAAAGACGAATTCAGAGTACTGCAGACTGTATTCGGACTCGCCTCTGAGTGTCTCGATGATAAACCAAAACCAGCCATAACCCTCCCAGCCGTAATGTTTACGCAAAGCCCTGATTTTTAGATCTGTATGGGCGTTGTAGTCATGAGCGAAATAGTAGGTGTCTTTATTCACCCTTCACCTCCAGACATTCCCGGTGCATCAGGTCTCCTTCACCGGCTTGAGGGAATCCATTCTCCCGGGACCCGCGTACCAGGTAGCAAGGATAACCGCGATAGATCGGGAAGCCGCAGACCTCGCACTTGGCCCCGCGGGGGGCCTCAACCAAAGATATCCAATGGCGGCCGGTGCTGAAACGTTGAGTCATTACGCCAGTAGTCATCATTTAGCCTCCTGGTTAAAGGTGATAATCAACCCGTCGCACATCCCTACAACTGCTTTCAAAGCCGTATCCCGGCCTTCGTCAAAGCCGATAGATCTGACTTTCAGGACAATGGTAGCCGCGTCAGCAGCTGGTATGCCGTAATCCCGGCTCATGGTGTTGATGACGTCCAGCAGATCCCTGCCGAGGTCGGATAAGTTGGGCATTGTGGCGGTGGTCATGATTTTGGCTCCTTTGCTTTTTTGCTTGCCGGGCAGCTGCACTTGGGATATACTTCTAGGCAACTGGGGCAACGGATGATTTTCATGGCTGGTTGCTCCTTTCGGCGGGGAGTTCCTAGCTCCCCGCCATATTCATTTTTATTCGATAAAGCCGCTTCAGTTCTCTAAGGTCGTTTGTTTTTGGAATTCGGCCTTCCCCAAGTCCTACTTCCTCCGACGTTTTATTTTTGGCCTGAGCGGCTTTAATCTCCGATAGAGTTTTCCTCCGGGGACGCCCGGGACCGCGCTTAACTGGCAACATTGGTATCATCTTTCAGGTACTCAATTACGTCCGGGATGAGGTCAGGGAATGTACGGACGATGGCGCGAAGTAGAGTAAGTCCAGGTGCCCGTTTTAGGTTTTTATGCTGCGCCCAAGTTGTCCGTGGAATATCAAGTCGGGCTGAAAAATCAGAGTCATTGAGATTTTGAGATTGTTTGTAACTCAGAAGTTTCTTCAAGAGTTCTGCGTCTTGTGTTTCTAACATGACGCAATTGTAAATAAAATGACGCAAAATAGTCAAGGGTATTGGCGTTGGTATATGACGCATTAGCTAACTAAAAGACGCAACAGTATATACCAATTTCGTCTATTTTCAGCATATATCTTGAGTATTTGAGACTTTAAGCGTTACAATTGCGTCATACATGGATAGCTTAAAAGATACAATCAAGACCTTAAGGAAGGCTCGCGGATGGACGCAGGGACAATTGGCGGTTAAATCCGGGTTGCCACGAACGACGATTGTGTCATTGGAAAATAGGGGTGCGTCACGTCCAAGCGGTGCGACGCTTAACGGGTTAGCGTCTGCTTTCCGTATTCCCGTGAGTGAACTTTTAGGGAAACCTGATCCAAGTAAGCAATCAGGAGCAGAATCCCCGGACGACATCCTCGAACGTTACCGCTTGGCGGCACCGATATCCATACCGGTTTATGACCATTTCGTCATCCATGCAGGCACGGCTGCCGAGGCTCCGTCTGAATATATCTATCGACCCCGCGCTCAGGCAGCTCCGGGGAATATCGAGGGTTATAGAGTCCAGGGTAATTGCATGGAGCCGGAAATACAGGACGGTTCAATTGTTACGGTTGACCGTGACCGCGCGCCCCAGGTGGGCAATATCATTTTGTGCGCAATCGATGGTGAGGTCCTGATAGGGCGGATTATCGAGAGGGATGGGAAATTGTATCTCCGAAATGGTCACGGTGACCACTTGCTGGGAGATTGCCAGGCGCATGCCGTTGTAATAGACGTGACTAAGAGGCTAGTGTGACTATTACCATACCGGATTGGCTATTCTGGGGTGCTCTTATCGCCTTAGCCTTTTATCTAGGTATGCAAAGAGGCCGGCGCGGTGGCGGTGGATTTAACATAAACATAGTTAAAATCCTTGTTGGTTTTGTTGCCGTGGCTTTGTCCTTCGTTTCACTCCTAGGATTACTATTGTTTATTTCACCGTCGTTGTATGTAGAGGTTGTCCAATTACTGCCGCGGGAAGTCATGAGATTTATTGAGGAAGGCATGATTACACGCTGGTTCCTGTTCGGCAGCACGTTCTCTTCACTGATATTCGTCGGCCTGACGATCGGGGCGTGGTGGCTGTATGCCCGTATCGACAATAGTGGCAGGATCAGAATCTAAGCGTCAGACAAACACTATCGGTCATAGCTAACAATTAGGGAAAACTTCAACAAAAGGAGGCGGCGAATTAGGGAACGCTTGACCGCTTTTTAAGACTAATTTCTGATAAGACCGAGGTCCCTGGTTCGAGACCAGGATGGCCCACCATAGTGTTCGGTAGACAGAACTCTTATCGTTTCCTCTTTCAAAGCCTTCGGCGTTAAAGGAATTGTATACCTCAAAACCGCCTTTTTATCGATCACCTCTATTTCTTTTACAAACGTCTTTATGAAGGCCTTCCTTTCAGTCAAAGCCCCGCTATCCAGTTCAATACGCAGGTCGTTCACGTAAGCATCGATTATCTTTGAATCCGCAAGCTCAATGCGCCTTTCTGAGAGAAGTCCCTCTAGCTGCAACTTCCTGTCCTTGAGGCTTTCAATGTGCAATCTTAGATCATGGATTCTCGGGGACAGGTCGCTCAGGTCAATCTTACGTGTCTCGACTGCGTCATAGAGGCTCTCTAACCGGCGGTTGGCATCAAGCATCTCCGCCGAAATTGAATTGAATTCATCTCTATAGGTATTAGAGGTGACATCCATTTCCTCGTTAACGAGTCCGACCAGTTTATAGAGGTTGCTGGTGGTTAAAATGTTTTCCTTGATTTTCCGGATCACTTGGCCCTCGAATTTCGTGCTGTTGAGATATCCACCAAGGCAAGATCCGGTGCCTTTCTTGATAATGGTGCCGCAGGCGTAATAAGTAAACCTGCCGCTTTTTGCGTCCGCTCCTACCAGAGCTTTGCCACAATGACCGCAGCGAACCAGCCCGCTGAGCAAAAACTTACTGATAACTCGTTTGGGATGCATCCGGTTAGGGGCTCTTTCCCGCAACAAGCGCTGAACCTTGACGAACGTTTCCTTAGAGACAATCGGAGGAAATGCCCCTTCTACGCGGATCGGTTCAAATCCGCGTTTGTTTTGTCGACCCCAAACCATGATACCGAGATAGACTTCGTTGGCAAGGACGGCACGTACGCTTGTCTTGCCCCAGGTTTTACCCGCGGGCGAGGAGATCAATTTGGCATTCAATTCTTTGGCTATTTCGGTAAGTCCTTGGCCGTGAACTACTTTATCAAAGAGGGACGCGACCGTTTTGCCATCGCAAGTGTCAATTTCGAGCCTTGTGCGTTCCTTTGTGCCGTCTTTTACCTTAATCTTCCGATACCCATACGGGGCTTTATGAGACAGGTAAAAACCACGTGAGGCACTTTCTTTTAGACCTCGGGTTACCTCTTCCCCCAGGTTGTCGGAGTAGAACTCATCGAGGCTTTCAATAATGGCTTCCAACAGCCGGCCGGTCGGGGTGTCGTCAAAAGGCTCGTTGATAGAGACAACCTGAATTCCGTTTTTTCTCAGCAAAGCCTTATAGACGATCGAATCTTCACGACTGCGCGCGAATCGGGAATATTTCCAGACCAGTATCACGTCAAATGGCTTCGGCGTTCGACGTGCCAGAGACACCATTTCGCGGAAAGCAGGCCGGGCGGTTGTTCGGCCGGTTTCGGCTTCATCGATGAATTCTTTGACAACCTGGAAATGGTTCCTCGTTGCGTACTCTTTGAGAGCTCTCAGCTGGGCTGAAATTGACAGGTCGACATCCTGTTTGTCAGACGAAACCCTTGCATAGATTACGGCTCTTCTTTCAGGATTTTCCATTGCCTTCCTCCTAAAGATGTCGATGGAACGATTCCACCACCGTCGGGCATATGTTTTTAATTTGAGGTTCGAGAAGATGTTCATCGCGAGCCAGGAACACAACAAGCAGCACTTTTTCGATTCCCGTTCCGTCACCTACCACGGGTACCGCAAAAGCCGTGAGTTCGTCATCGTCGAAATCTGAATCGTAGGTTAGAGTGATACGTCGTACCAGGTGGGCTTTTTGGGATCTCACGGTCATGTCGACGAGTGAGCCCGGGAGAGCCCGCCTGCCTTTTTTGGGAAACAATCCGTCAATGCCGTAGATATTTGGTTCGGCATCTTCATTACAGCTAATGGTCCAGTAGGTGACTGCCCAGTCAATGGCATCGGCATCGTCTGGCTCGAAGAGGGCTCCATAAAAAAAGAGCTTGCCCTGGAGGATTTCGCCCATTCGAAGAAGCACTTGAGAATAACTCTTAGAGTAGGTTTGGGCAAGACCTACCACGTCGAATCCGGTTTTGAATGCGTTAGCCCGGAATTCTTTCTCTGGCAATAGAACCGCCGTAGCGAAACGGTTGGCAGCAAGGTGTCTGGTCCTCGTTTTCAGCGGTTCATAACTGCGATCAGCCTGGGCGAAGAGGGTTTCCATCATCTCTCGCATTTCGTGTAGGATCGTATTCTGGATGCCGCTAACCGTATCATCCTTCCGATAGTAAACATACAAGTGTCCGTTGCAGATTTCATGATAGCCACGGACGTTCCGAGGCATTTTATCCAGACCTGTTAACTCGAGCCCGCAACATGAAGCAACTGCCCTGAGAGCTTTCAGGTTCGACGGCAGGCCTTTCAAGTAAACCCGTCTGAATTCCTCCGCTTTTTCCTCCTCCGATGACGCACTTGGACTACCGTACTTCCTTGCCAAATACCCGCAGAAGGCTCGCAGATCATTGAGGCTTTTCACGCGCTGCGCCCTGGCAGCAGCTTCTTTCCGGTGGCTTTCTCATACATCTCAACGATAAACCGTTTGACCTCCGTGTTCAGTTCGCCGGCCATGCGAGTGCCGGATTGATAACGGGGATCGTTCATGACGTATTTGAAAGCCATTTCCACTTCTTGTTCGTCGCTAAGGATCGATTCAGAGCTTTCTTCAAGATGACCTGCCGCTCTTAGCAGATCACCAACTGAAACTTGGTAAATCGGCGCGAGGCGTTTCATGAACTCAGGTCCTGGGGGATTGCGCCGGCCATGTTCGATCTGAGTCAGATAAGAGTAAGAGATTCCGGTCTTCTGTGAGACCTCTCGTAGTGACAAACGTTGCTTCTGTCGCAACTGTCTAATGTACGCAGCAAAGTCTGGCATAGCGCCCTCCTTGTGTCAATACAATAGCACATATTGGTAATGATTGCAACTAGTATTTAACAACTTTCTGTCATATTCACTTCGATAAAAGTGACATTCTGACCTTGACTAGCCGGGACTGATGTTATACTATTGTGCGCATTAAATCATTCAGGAGTGTCACATGTTCAAAGTAGTTTTGAACAGGGACAACCTCGAAAAGGCAATGCTTCGCCGCAACCTTTCATGCAAATTGTTAGCCAACAACATCGGGCTTTCGCCGAGTTATCTTTCTCGAATCATCACCGGCAAGCAGCATCCAACAGCCTCCGTCCGTCAGACATTGCTTGATTACTTCAAGACCTATTCATTCGATGACCTATTCACCATCCAGGAAAACGGTGTTGACGAGCGAGACTGACGAACAGGTCATGGATAGTGGATTGCGGATACTAGCTCGCATGATTGCTCGTTTGTACCGAATGGATATTGCCAAGGCTAAAGAAAATGCGATAGAGGAGGAACCACATGCCGATCAAGGGAGTAACCGGGGTCATCAGGCTACCTAGGCTGGGCAAGATCAGGCTGGGACTACGAAAGGAATCCAGCGAGGGGTTTCCCTATCCTGTCCCCACCGACTATTTCGTCTGTCCGGACGAGGTGAGGAAAATCTTCGGAGAAAAACCCACCGAGCTTGCCATTATGCTGCCGACCGAGGACCCGAACCAATGGGCTGGTCAATACCTCCGGTGCTATTCATCCTATCGCGGCCTCATCTGCCGTGGCGACGGCGAGATGGCCTTGGCCAGGGTGAATGTGAAGACCGGCCGCATCGCCACCCATGAGGATGCGGAGACTGAGCTTAGGGAGATCACCTGCAGCCCGAAAACCTGTGCTCACTACGAGACCGGCCGCTGCAAGCGGGTAATGAACTTGCAGTTCCTCATCCCTGACTGCCCGGGCCTGGGCGTCTACCAGCTCGATACCAGTTCTTTTCATTCCATCGTCGGCATCAATTCAAGCCTCGAGCTTGTCAAGGCCGTGTGCGGGCGGCTGTCGATGATCCCGCTTTCTCTAAGGCTCATCGAGAAGGATGTGGAGGTCGACGGGAAGAAGAAGACCGTCCGAATACTGTCCTTGACCGCTTCATACACGCTGGCGGAAATCCAGAAATTCGCCCAGATGCCGCCGGGCCAGGTGCTGGTCCTGCCGCCCCCTGACAGCGAAGCGCCGGACGACCTTTTCCCTGAGGAGGTAATCAACAAGGGGAGTGTCAGGCTCGAAGATGGAGTCACCGAACGCGACTTGATCAGGCTCTGGGACCTGGCTAAAAGCAAGGTCTGGCAGCTCGATATCCGGGAGCACCAACTGAAACAGTGGTTTGATAAGCACTGCCACATCAATGTCGAAATGGACGACTTCAACTGGCCGCTGCCGCCGGCGAAATTCACCGCCGAAGGCCTTAACCGTTTTCTCAAGGCCGTTGACCGCGACGCCGCCTGCTAACCCGAATATCGCCATGAACGACATGAGCGGTGAGACAACCGTAGCCGGAGGCGTGTTCTCAGAGGCCATGCCGGAACTTCTGGAGTGTCACTTGAGGCATCTGGAAGAAACCGGCCTTGACCTCGACATCATTCGGGAGCGGAAGTACCGGAGCATCGTATGCAAGGCCGAGCTGGGAAGGTTCGGCTTTGCACCCGCCCAGCAGCACGTGCCCGGGCTCCTTATCCCCTTATGGGGCGTCGACGGGCAGGCGGCCGGCTACCAGTTCCGGTCCGACAACCCCCGCACCAATAACCAGGGCAAGACGGTCAAATACGAGCTGCCGGCAGGATCAGCAAACCGGCTCGACTGCCCGCCTCGCTGCCATAAAGCTCTCGGCAATCCGAAGGTCCCTCTCTGGATTACCGAGGGATCGAAGAAGGCCGATGCTTTGGCCGGCCGCGGCGCCTGCGCTGTTTCAGTAACCGGTGTCTGGGGCTTCAAGGGCAAGAACGAGTTTGGCGGCGTCACCTTCCTCGCCGATTGGGACTATATTGCCCTTAAAGACCGCACCGTTTACCTCGCCTTCGACTCCGATATCGTTACCAAGGAG is a window encoding:
- a CDS encoding DUF4373 domain-containing protein, which translates into the protein MNKDTYYFAHDYNAHTDLKIRALRKHYGWEGYGWFWFIIETLRGESEYSLQYSEFVFESLSEEMKCEPADAKKFIDHCVSFGLLKMDAEKFFSPRLNRNMGEYQDSIEQRRQAGKISASKRKKSTTVQRPFNDRSTSVQQLNKTKLNKTSTPLTPQGDDDDVVKFFESNTGYAVTPAIAETLKTMVDEHGEEKVRDAARAAAIASARSPARYMDKVLRGDAARPSGNGHRKLNNREVVVNAV
- a CDS encoding helix-turn-helix transcriptional regulator — translated: MPDFAAYIRQLRQKQRLSLREVSQKTGISYSYLTQIEHGRRNPPGPEFMKRLAPIYQVSVGDLLRAAGHLEESSESILSDEQEVEMAFKYVMNDPRYQSGTRMAGELNTEVKRFIVEMYEKATGKKLLPGRSA
- a CDS encoding ImmA/IrrE family metallo-endopeptidase, yielding MKSLNDLRAFCGYLARKYGSPSASSEEEKAEEFRRVYLKGLPSNLKALRAVASCCGLELTGLDKMPRNVRGYHEICNGHLYVYYRKDDTVSGIQNTILHEMREMMETLFAQADRSYEPLKTRTRHLAANRFATAVLLPEKEFRANAFKTGFDVVGLAQTYSKSYSQVLLRMGEILQGKLFFYGALFEPDDADAIDWAVTYWTISCNEDAEPNIYGIDGLFPKKGRRALPGSLVDMTVRSQKAHLVRRITLTYDSDFDDDELTAFAVPVVGDGTGIEKVLLVVFLARDEHLLEPQIKNICPTVVESFHRHL
- a CDS encoding recombinase family protein gives rise to the protein MENPERRAVIYARVSSDKQDVDLSISAQLRALKEYATRNHFQVVKEFIDEAETGRTTARPAFREMVSLARRTPKPFDVILVWKYSRFARSREDSIVYKALLRKNGIQVVSINEPFDDTPTGRLLEAIIESLDEFYSDNLGEEVTRGLKESASRGFYLSHKAPYGYRKIKVKDGTKERTRLEIDTCDGKTVASLFDKVVHGQGLTEIAKELNAKLISSPAGKTWGKTSVRAVLANEVYLGIMVWGRQNKRGFEPIRVEGAFPPIVSKETFVKVQRLLRERAPNRMHPKRVISKFLLSGLVRCGHCGKALVGADAKSGRFTYYACGTIIKKGTGSCLGGYLNSTKFEGQVIRKIKENILTTSNLYKLVGLVNEEMDVTSNTYRDEFNSISAEMLDANRRLESLYDAVETRKIDLSDLSPRIHDLRLHIESLKDRKLQLEGLLSERRIELADSKIIDAYVNDLRIELDSGALTERKAFIKTFVKEIEVIDKKAVLRYTIPLTPKALKEETIRVLSTEHYGGPSWSRTRDLGLIRN
- a CDS encoding helix-turn-helix transcriptional regulator encodes the protein MFKVVLNRDNLEKAMLRRNLSCKLLANNIGLSPSYLSRIITGKQHPTASVRQTLLDYFKTYSFDDLFTIQENGVDERD